A region of Fibrobacter sp. UWR4 DNA encodes the following proteins:
- a CDS encoding L-threonylcarbamoyladenylate synthase, with the protein MRFEVHPLNPQARIVKLAAAALEDDGLVLYPTESGYAIGCNAESPKAIHKLYALKKPMKKFFMALIIPDIRSATDYARVDNFAFNIMKPRVPGPFTFILPADPHIARRLDVKRPEIGVRMPTHPFFKELFQHFDKPILSTAAKLSEEDIYEPDDLWKTFEHSVDMMVDCGPIEIRPTNIISLVNHHEVEIIRGELDPEM; encoded by the coding sequence ATGCGATTCGAAGTTCATCCATTAAACCCGCAGGCACGTATCGTAAAGCTTGCCGCCGCCGCCCTGGAAGACGACGGCCTTGTTCTGTATCCCACCGAGTCCGGCTACGCCATCGGCTGTAATGCAGAATCCCCCAAGGCAATCCACAAGCTCTATGCCCTGAAGAAGCCCATGAAGAAGTTCTTCATGGCCCTCATCATTCCGGACATCCGCTCCGCCACCGACTACGCCCGCGTGGATAACTTCGCCTTCAACATCATGAAGCCCCGCGTTCCCGGACCCTTTACCTTCATCCTTCCGGCAGACCCCCACATCGCCCGCCGCCTGGATGTGAAACGCCCCGAAATCGGCGTCAGAATGCCTACCCACCCCTTCTTCAAGGAACTGTTCCAGCACTTCGACAAGCCCATCCTCAGCACCGCCGCAAAACTCAGCGAAGAAGACATCTACGAGCCCGACGATCTCTGGAAAACCTTCGAGCATTCCGTGGACATGATGGTGGACTGCGGCCCCATCGAAATCCGCCCCACCAACATCATCAGCCTGGTGAACCATCACGAAGTCGAAATCATCCGCGGCGAACTGGATCCGGAGATGTAA
- a CDS encoding FISUMP domain-containing protein: MKKYLLFTVAMIFYACSGNSDSSSAPSYDEISEGTVLDVLDSKIKNGDLVSVVVYDSSSKDTLYLNVEKYDEDNDRYRLVDESSLDTIIANIDKKNLEVIEIIHGLQKSSDSKDNKLSSSISSKSSSSSGKGSSSSISSSSRGSSQSSSSSWRRQSGTMTAPEFSVVVENEEMRFDLNKMKMLDKRDGHEYPLKLSGTTLSMNAYLNYAVKDSWCYLDYSKNCDRYGRLYTWNAAYQEKSTSTCSPGNEQGVCPIGWKIKNVAIDGLYAGYRDDNGYFGFILDEAWVWTPKSPSTMVVNQSCDYSYAFTGKACAGEKCLGDGYYSDRKYKKDAVSVSCYYQWPIEVPDSVTLPKAAPVPTYSKPKALSPYSGEFGELVDERDGNIYKTVVIGDQTWMAENLNYVIDSSFCMGGNRIDSCAKYNHLGRMYRWEQANGFSSSGYDRNQVDWPIQGVCPDGWHIPTMAEWKTLLNYVLEATDGTYISNALYAKRWDENTEGGVDPYGFGMISSGHKHYYDIIYDYGFGYVEFMISDERETRDWLVRFAAPGTNYDGGIYYDSDNYKSYPHIRCIKGKGSNAVRPSMPESSVES; the protein is encoded by the coding sequence ATGAAAAAATATCTGCTGTTTACAGTTGCAATGATCTTTTACGCATGTAGCGGAAATTCCGACTCGTCTTCTGCTCCATCGTATGATGAAATTAGCGAGGGGACCGTTCTGGATGTTCTTGATAGCAAAATAAAAAATGGGGATTTGGTATCTGTGGTTGTGTATGATTCATCTTCCAAAGACACCTTATACTTGAACGTTGAAAAATATGATGAAGACAATGATCGTTATCGTTTGGTTGACGAATCCTCGTTAGACACGATTATTGCAAATATTGATAAGAAAAACTTAGAGGTTATTGAAATCATTCACGGCTTGCAAAAGTCTTCGGATTCCAAAGACAATAAGCTTTCTAGTAGTATTTCATCAAAGAGTTCTTCGTCTTCGGGAAAAGGAAGTAGTTCTTCAATTAGCTCAAGCAGTAGAGGATCTTCTCAATCTTCATCGAGTAGCTGGCGTAGACAAAGTGGAACGATGACTGCTCCTGAATTTTCCGTTGTTGTCGAAAATGAAGAAATGCGGTTTGACTTGAACAAGATGAAAATGCTGGATAAGCGTGATGGTCATGAATATCCGCTGAAACTTTCGGGAACAACGCTTTCAATGAATGCTTATCTGAACTATGCTGTAAAAGACAGCTGGTGCTATTTGGATTATTCAAAGAATTGTGATCGTTATGGTCGACTTTATACATGGAATGCCGCTTACCAGGAAAAATCAACTTCAACCTGTTCTCCAGGGAACGAACAAGGTGTTTGTCCTATTGGTTGGAAAATTAAAAATGTTGCTATAGATGGTCTCTATGCCGGTTATCGTGATGATAATGGTTATTTTGGTTTTATTTTGGATGAAGCGTGGGTGTGGACTCCAAAGTCTCCTAGCACTATGGTGGTGAATCAGAGCTGTGATTATTCATATGCATTTACCGGCAAGGCTTGTGCTGGAGAAAAATGTTTAGGCGACGGTTATTATTCGGACCGCAAGTATAAAAAGGATGCTGTTTCAGTTTCCTGTTATTATCAGTGGCCTATAGAGGTTCCCGATAGTGTGACGCTTCCTAAGGCTGCTCCAGTGCCCACTTATAGCAAACCGAAAGCATTGTCTCCTTATTCTGGCGAATTCGGTGAGCTTGTAGATGAACGTGACGGGAATATCTATAAAACTGTGGTTATTGGTGATCAAACCTGGATGGCAGAAAACTTGAATTATGTGATTGACAGTAGTTTTTGTATGGGGGGAAACCGTATTGATTCCTGCGCCAAGTACAACCATTTGGGACGTATGTATAGGTGGGAACAGGCTAATGGATTCAGCTCCAGTGGTTACGACCGAAATCAAGTAGATTGGCCTATACAAGGTGTTTGTCCTGATGGGTGGCATATTCCTACTATGGCGGAGTGGAAGACGTTGCTGAATTATGTTCTAGAAGCTACAGATGGAACATATATCAGTAATGCTTTGTATGCAAAGCGATGGGATGAAAATACCGAAGGCGGTGTTGATCCCTATGGCTTTGGCATGATTTCTTCAGGACATAAACACTACTACGATATTATTTATGACTATGGTTTTGGTTATGTGGAGTTTATGATTTCTGATGAACGAGAAACACGGGATTGGCTGGTAAGATTTGCAGCTCCAGGAACTAATTATGATGGCGGAATTTACTACGATAGTGATAATTATAAGAGCTATCCGCATATTCGATGCATCAAGGGTAAAGGATCCAATGCGGTGCGTCCTTCAATGCCAGAAAGTTCCGTAGAATCTTAG